One region of Danio rerio strain Tuebingen ecotype United States chromosome 5, GRCz12tu, whole genome shotgun sequence genomic DNA includes:
- the LOC141385613 gene encoding uncharacterized protein produces MGSSRLHIDFPSSDMGPEELVIQFNSICSNILNSVAPLKIKKKKVKPQPWVNSNIRALRQECRRAERKWLKDKLQVSYESLRDCLTKFQRAVNAARSNYLSDIISKNCHNSKVLFSTINTILQPVVSPSISSSVDTCEKFQHFFANMIVRIRSQILPVVSVSTISVAPLKNLASFIPVSLSQLNDIVAHMKPSGSSCDVIPATLFQEVMHSIGPSVLSIVNSSLSTGIVPSSFKHAVIQPLLKKANLDASDMKNFCPISKLPFISKILEKVVSVQLNEFLANNNNFDKFQSGFRARHSTESTQLRVFNDILLEVDSGSPVVLVLLDLTAAFDKVDHDILTDQLREHAGIQGLALDWFSS; encoded by the coding sequence ATGGGTTCATCAAGATTACATATTGACTTTCCGTCTTCTGATATGGGACCTGAGGAGTTAGTTATCCAGTTTAACTCCATATGCTCTAATATTCTGAATTCTGTAGCTCCATTGAAAATTAAGAAAAAGAAAGTTAAGCCTCAGCCTTGGGTGAACAGCAATATTAGGGCCCTTAGGCAGGAGTGTAGAAGAGCTGAGCGCAAATGGCTTAAAGACAAACTACAAGTTTCATATGAATCATTGAGAGATTGCTTGACAAAATTTCAAAGGGCAGTCAATGCAGCTAGATCAAATTATTTATCTGACATAATTTCAAAGAACTGTCATAATTCCAAAGTACTGTTCTCGACTATTAACACCATACTTCAGCCTGTTGTTTCTCCATCAATTTCTTCATCTGTTGACACCTGTGAAAAATTTCAGCATTTTTTTGCTAATATGATTGTTAGAATTCGTTCACAGATTTTACCTGTAGTCAGTGTTTCTACAATTTCTGTTGCCCCCTTAAAAAATCTAGCCAGCTTTATTCCTGTGTCTCTGTCACAACTAAATGACATTGTTGCACATATGAAGCCTTCTGGTTCGTCCTGTGATGTCATTCCTGCCACCTTATTTCAGGAGGTTATGCACTCAATTGGTCCAAGTGTGCTTTCAATTGTAAATAGTAGTCTCTCTACTGGTATTGTTCCTagtagttttaaacatgctgTTATTCAGCCTCTGCTAAAGAAAGCGAATCTTGATGCCTCAGACATGAAGAATTTTTGCCCTATTTCTAAATTGCCTTTTATCTCAAAGATTTTAGAGAAGGTTGTGTCTGTACAACTGAATGAGTTtctggctaataataataattttgataagtttcagtctggttttagagcTCGTCATAGCACAGAGTCCACTCAATTGAGGGTTTTTAATGATATCTTGTTGGAGGTTGATTCAGGTAGCCCTGTTGTTCTTGTACTGTTGGATCTCACTGCTGCTTTTGATAAAGTGGATCATGACATTCTCACTGATCAGCTTAGAGAACACGCTGGTATCCAGGGTCTGGCCTTAGATTGGTTCTCCTCATAA